From one Deinococcus sp. YIM 134068 genomic stretch:
- a CDS encoding LON peptidase substrate-binding domain-containing protein, which produces MRVPLFPLPNLVLFPGQVLPLYVFEARYRELLARVQESGEPFGIVRIRWSSEVSALPFHERVSRVGTLAYVTRAQRHEDGTSSILVVGGERFAVQDFDPSESYLSAEVSLTPLEPDMLGQPAVDALARHLLSDLLRLHPGDKDAIMEGAPEDPLLLASFAAALLPLTPEQREEALEASTLLDRLEALLGFVPVEARELN; this is translated from the coding sequence ATGCGGGTGCCCCTGTTCCCCCTGCCCAACCTCGTCCTGTTTCCGGGACAGGTGTTGCCGCTGTATGTGTTCGAGGCCCGCTACCGCGAGTTGCTGGCGCGGGTACAGGAGAGCGGGGAGCCGTTCGGCATCGTGCGGATTCGCTGGTCAAGCGAGGTCTCGGCCCTGCCCTTCCACGAGCGGGTCTCGCGGGTGGGCACGCTGGCCTACGTCACGCGCGCCCAGCGCCACGAGGACGGCACGAGCAGCATCCTCGTCGTGGGCGGCGAACGCTTCGCGGTGCAGGACTTCGACCCGAGCGAGTCCTACCTGAGCGCCGAGGTCTCCCTCACGCCGCTGGAACCCGACATGCTGGGGCAGCCCGCCGTGGACGCCCTCGCGCGCCACCTCCTCTCGGACCTGCTGCGCCTGCACCCTGGAGACAAGGACGCGATCATGGAGGGTGCTCCAGAAGACCCCCTGCTCCTCGCCAGCTTCGCCGCCGCGCTGCTGCCCCTCACCCCCGAGCAGCGGGAGGAGGCGCTGGAGGCGTCCACACTCCTCGACCGTCTGGAGGCCCTGCTGGGCTTCGTGCCGGTGGAGGCGCGGGAGTTGAATTAG